The genomic region CAGTGTGGCGATGGTACACTTATAGATCGGTGGGAGCCCGTGCAGGTTAAAGGCCTTTCTAACGTGACGGCCATCTATGGGGGAGCTTTCGCCATCAAGGATGATGGCACGGTGTGGACGTGGGGCCCGTCCATCCGGGACGTCGATGAAAATGGAAAGCCTATCGACTATTATACGCGGGGCCAGCACAAGCCGAATTGTAAGCCTACGCCTTTCAAGATGGAGGGCGTTAAAAACGTTAGGTCGATTGATTTCTCACTCGTTGGCTCGACATTCGTGAAGGATGATGGCACGGTGTGGGCGTGGGGCAACGATATGTGGGGTAGGCTGGGGAATGGCCACATGGTCAGCCCTTTAACGACCCCTGACATCCAGTACCTGGTGACACCCGTGCAGGTTAAAGGCCTCAATAACGTTAAAACCGTGGCGACAAACATCGACTACTCGATGGCTTTGAAAGAAGATGGCACAGTGTGGGCGTGGGGGTATAATTATGGGCAGTTCGGCACTGGTGAAAGAAATACCACCGAGGCACTGCCGATTAGAATCCCCGGCCTGGACGGCATAATAGCCATCGCTTGCGGGGACCATCGGGCGGTTTTTCTTAAGAGCGATGGGAGCGTCTGGTTTTCAGGGGTCATAGACCCTTACAATGATACTGTCGTGACCACGCCCACGAGAATATTAGGGCCGAGCAGCATCGTGCCGACGGCCACCGCCACGATACAACCACCTTCGAATCAGAATGCCACAATACAACCTAGTACGATAATACAACCCATTAGTACGGGTAATAATTCTAGCACGCCTATTAATTTGCCATTAAACGCGATACTACTCGGAACGCTCGCCATCATCATAGGAGGCGCGGCTTACCTGCTCATACTAAGAAAAAGATAGCGCGAGCATAACGTCGACCTGTTGTATATGCATGCTTTAGATAGAAAAACATTTTAATTTAAGGGTAATTCGTGGAGCGTATGCATTAGAATGCTAGGCTCAACACGCATACGCTCCAGCCCCAGCCTCCCCCTACGAGGAGGTGAGAAGAGAAACCGGGCAAACCTAAATCTACAATAGGCAAGCTTAAAACTTGCGAGAGCATCTAGAAGTTGTGGAGGCGGTAGAAAAGAGGGTGTGTGGCTTGGATGAGACTAGCAGGATAATAATACGCCGCATTTTCCGGAGGAGGTGGGTGTACAGGGGTATTCTTTTTAGCGTATATCCGGGGAAGGTGAGCGTTGTGGAGATCGCTGGTAGTATTGGTGCGAGCAGGACGAGCGTCCTCGGAGCGTTAAGGGGCGTCTCGACGGGCTACAGGGAAGAGGAGAGCCTGGAGCACTTCGGACTGGTCATGCACGAAAAACAAGTGGTTAACGGCAGGCCTGTCACCGTCTACAGCCTAACACGCCAGGGATTCGAAGAAAAAGATTCGACGTGCGAGGGGCTTTATGGGAGTATGCCCAACACGTTAAAGACCATAGAATGCTAGACGTCCTGCAATCCGAGATGGAAGAAAAAGAGGAAAAATTCTCGATGGAGTGTTTTAATTTATTATCATCCTGACGGTCGCCGATCATGATAGTCTGGTATATATTATTTGTGGTGGCCTCCCCTTTTTATGGGGAGGTTTGCACAATTTATATATGAGCTCTTATCTTATCAAGGATTTAGAAGCGTAGTCCTCGAAGGCCGATGTATGGTTAAACATCCGCTCAAAGCTTTAATCGTACACCGGCCCCTGGGGTTATGCTTCGTGTACACACAAAGAGGTGACACGAAACATATGAACAACAAATTGGCCATATTAGCCGCTACAGGCATAATACTTTCGATAGTCGTACCGCTAGGAGCATCAGCAACAACGGTCCAGTGGTCAGGTATTGATGAGTCACAGGTGAACAGCAATTTTGTTGCAAGCTGGTTGCAAACGATACCGTCTACCGCCATCGCCCAGGTCAAACAGGGCCAGGATAACCTGGCATGGTATAATAAACTCTTCAACTACCGCAATAATAGTATAAAAGGACAGGTGTCCTGGGCTTTCACCGACGGGACCGGCGGAGATTACGTTAGAAGTTGGAATGCCATTCCATTAAATTCCTATTGGGATCCAACTCCAACGACGTGGACTGTGACGAGCGGCCTTGGTAGATGGGAGCTAGGGGTTAACCACAGGTATACTACGAACTATGATACCGATCCTGGAGTTAATACAGGTACGCATGGTCAGTACTACAATGTGACTAGATGAGTAAAATAATGGCGGATGGCTAGCATATTCGCCATCCGTTTTAATTTTATCATGGTGGTGGGTGTTTGAGTAACACGCTGGTAATAGCACGCAAGGAATTTGAGGACTTGTTTAGCAATAAGCTTGTCATCATTATTATAGTAGTTTATATCGCTATGATTTTGATGAAATTGTACAGCTATTATCGGAATATCCTTAGCTATGGTTTCTATCCTGGCGATTCAGTACTGTCCCTGCTGTCAGTTTGGGTGGACGTGGTCGTCCTATATGGGAGCGCTGTTGCCACTGTGATAGGCGTCGCCTCGATTGCTAACGAGAGGAGCAGCCACGCGCTGAACACTCTTCTCGTTAAGCCATTATACCGGGATACCATTATAAATGGCAAGCTAATCGGTGTAATGGCATTCATGTCATGCGTACTCGGGCTTGTAGCTGCCCTGTACGTTTCATCCATCTTCATACTGCTTGGCAGCCAGGTGAGCTCGTTTATTGGAGCATTCCTCGCATGGGTTCCACCCTTCTTCGTCTTATCCCTTATCGCCGCCTCGATATCCCTCTTGCTATCAATGCTAATCTCAATTCTCGTAAAAGAACAGTACTATGCCTTATTTTTAAGCGTATTATCATGGATAATGCTAAACTTGTACGTTTGTTCTGTTTGTTTTGCGCAGAATATTGCTGTACTCTTCGGAGCGAGTCGAAATGCGATGGAGGCTTTTCTCGGGGAGTTATCGCCTGTGGGAAGCCTAAATTGCATCATACTTTATGTTTCTGACACGGATAACGCCTTAAGGGTCCTTTCGGCTTATAGTGGCGTGATCATAAGGCTCGCTTTATTAGCCGTAGTATTGCTGGTATTAAACTATGTCACGTTTTTGAGGAGGGATGTCCAGTGAGAGCGCTTATCATTGCGGAAAACGAGTTTTTAAGGCTATTGAGGCATCCTGTTATTATAATATTCGTAATAGTTTTATGTGCAATGTCAGTAATAAATGCTGCTGGACAATCCGTGCATGGGCCTGTAACGGTATCTGTTGGAAATCCATATGTCTTTATGGACGGTATCGGCCAAATATATTATTTTACTACGCTTGTGTTCTGGTCGCTGGCCTTGTGTCTTGGAGTGGTCTCCGTGTCGATAGACCGTTCGAATGGCGTCCTGAGGCTATTGCTTACTAAGCCGTTGTACAGGAGAGATGTTATTGCCGGCAAGTTTTTTGGAGCAAGCGCTGTTCTCTTAGCGCTCATCATGTTTCACCTCTTTTTAGCGTCGTTGCTGTTGACAATAGCGTTTAGGGGGCCGGAGAATTTTGACATCGTCCTGAAGGTTGTTTCTATTGGAGTGGTACTATTTATTAGCTGTACGTTTACGCTTGGCATAGCGATGGTGCTGGGCACGGTTTTAAAGGACGCCTTAAGCGCTTCCATTGCCTGCATATCGTACTTCTTCCTGGGATTGTACGTGGAGATGCCTGTGAGCACGGAGTGGCTACGAATCGTATTAAGCCAGAGCAGCCTTGTAAATTATTGGATATTCGATAATGAAGTCAACATTTTTCTCAATAACCCGCCCAGCATTTTCTCCGTGTGGCTTGGCGTTGCCATGCCATACATAATATTCCTTGCATTAGAGGCGTTGGCCGTCTTTTTAGCGGCATGCTTATTATTCAATCGGGAGGAGGCGTGATGGGCCATGTCGGTAAGGCAGGGAAAACTAATTTCTCATGTAGGGCCCGGGTTCGTCGGTTGCCTGTTCTTTTTATTATTTGTATGCCTGGTAGCTATGGCCGGGGTACGTTGCGCGGCGTCTCAGCCGTCAGTTGTGGACGTAGCGGAAGGCCATGGCCTTTCCGTGGCTCTTCTGGATAATGGCACGGTGTGGACGTGGGGGCATAGCTGGCATGGTGGCCTCGGCTACGAGTCCGTCCAGGACCAGTATGTTCCTAAACGGGTACCGATTTATAATGTTACGTCCGTCGATTCCTGTTTTGCTTCAGTGGCAGCGTTGAAGGACGATGGCACGGTGTGGACGTGGGGGTGGAACGAGTATGGCCAGCTGGGCGACGGGACTACGATGGACCATAACACGCCCGGGATGGTTGGCGGATTAGGGAATGTCAGGGCAGTCGCCGTAGGCATCAGTCATATGCTGGCGCTTGGAAATGATGGCACTGTCTGGGCGTGGGGGAAGAATAATTGTGGCCAGCTTGGAGATGGTACTAATGTGGATAGCATGACGCCGGTTCGGGTTAGCGGCCTGCCGCGTATTGTGGCGATAAGCGCAGGCTATAACCATAACCTGGCTATAGATGACGCCGGCAATGTCTGGACATGGGGGCTGAATGATTGCGGCCAGCTTGGAGACGGGACGAATATATCGAGTCCCAACCCTAAAAAAGTCAAGGGGCTGGCCAACGTTACAGCAGTAGCGGGTGGAAGCTCGTTTTCTCTTGCGCTTAAGGATGACGGCACTATCTGGGCATGGGGGAGTAATGTCCAGGGCGAGCTTGGAGTCGGTACCACGAAAGATTGCCCTCTACCAGTTAAGGTGCAAGGCTTAACGAACGTCATCAGGATAGCTGCAGGAGGGGAGACTTCTGCGGCCATTACAAATGACGGAAGCCTGTGGGTGTGGGGGCATAATGAGCAGGGCAAATACATCAGCGGCGGAGAAGACGCGTCCAGCCCCAGGCGCGCAAGCGGGCTATCAAACGTTAAGCTGGTAGACATCGGAACGATAAATATCATCGCGCTGGAAAATGATGGAAGCCTATGGGTAGTAGGTGATAACCAGTTCGGACAGCTTGGGACAGGTAATACTTATGATAGGAATATGCCGGCCAGGGTAGCAATAGGCTCTAACGTGGGCTTCGCCCAGAATAATACGCAAAATGCCAATACGGCGATGCCATCGCAAGGCATTAGATATGGTTACCTTGCCACCGGCCTATTGATAATACTCGTGGTCATTGGCATAATCGCTTGCCTATGGAGAGCGATGAAGAAATAAATAAAAGTTTATTTCGCTATGCCAAGGTAAAGAATACGCTAGTAAAATAAGGAGGGCTCACCAGGGAAGGGGAGAAGGTGTTTAAAATGCTAAAAGAAAACCCGGGCCTATTCGAATAGCCCTAGGCTCATAGGTCTTATATGGCGTTAAACAACGCCTACTACCCGGGTAGTATATCACCTGATATACCATGCTTAAATACAGCAAGAGGTGATAGTGTAAATGCCTGCAAATGGCAAAAATGGTAAGGCGAGAACCTGTAAAGCTTACTATAAAGGGAGGTGACATGGTTTGAAGGCCAGGACTATTGCATTGCTGGTCGCAGCCGTCATGGTGGTAGCAACAACTGGAATAGGAAGCGCGCTCGCAATCACACATTCGTATCCCGGAGAATTCGTTACCGTACTGCTAACTGACTATAGTGTAGCGTTAACGTATCATTCTGCCGGAAATGTATCAGGGGCCGTTGGTGACCACATAATTTGGTATAACGGCTTCAAGAATAGGTTACCTAACACGGCTACCGTCGACGTAACGCAAAGCACAAGCCCATCTGGAGGCCTAAACGCCGTACCCGGGGGATCCATAACTGGGTTATCGATACCACACACGGGAGATTATGACCTTGGCATTATCGATATACCAGCTGAATACGTTGTCGTGAATTCTGGTTCGCATACGATTAACGCATACCATGTATGGCATTATAATGGGAACTCTTACACGTCTCCAGTGAACGACCGGATGGCATATTATTAAAATATTAAAAACTTAAATTT from Methanocella conradii HZ254 harbors:
- a CDS encoding RCC1 domain-containing protein, which codes for MSVRQGKLISHVGPGFVGCLFFLLFVCLVAMAGVRCAASQPSVVDVAEGHGLSVALLDNGTVWTWGHSWHGGLGYESVQDQYVPKRVPIYNVTSVDSCFASVAALKDDGTVWTWGWNEYGQLGDGTTMDHNTPGMVGGLGNVRAVAVGISHMLALGNDGTVWAWGKNNCGQLGDGTNVDSMTPVRVSGLPRIVAISAGYNHNLAIDDAGNVWTWGLNDCGQLGDGTNISSPNPKKVKGLANVTAVAGGSSFSLALKDDGTIWAWGSNVQGELGVGTTKDCPLPVKVQGLTNVIRIAAGGETSAAITNDGSLWVWGHNEQGKYISGGEDASSPRRASGLSNVKLVDIGTINIIALENDGSLWVVGDNQFGQLGTGNTYDRNMPARVAIGSNVGFAQNNTQNANTAMPSQGIRYGYLATGLLIILVVIGIIACLWRAMKK
- a CDS encoding RCC1 domain-containing protein, translated to MCAPVEASSQRFVAVSSGGFTSLALDENGSVWLWGLVYEQKGSPAYNQCPDQYVEVVGDIYCRVQTTPVKLPLNDVIAISGSDMALKKDGTVWTWGWNNHGALGDGTNVSTSTPVKVKGLDHVIAISSGMSHLALKDDGTVWAWGPNDDGQCGDGTLIDRWEPVQVKGLSNVTAIYGGAFAIKDDGTVWTWGPSIRDVDENGKPIDYYTRGQHKPNCKPTPFKMEGVKNVRSIDFSLVGSTFVKDDGTVWAWGNDMWGRLGNGHMVSPLTTPDIQYLVTPVQVKGLNNVKTVATNIDYSMALKEDGTVWAWGYNYGQFGTGERNTTEALPIRIPGLDGIIAIACGDHRAVFLKSDGSVWFSGVIDPYNDTVVTTPTRILGPSSIVPTATATIQPPSNQNATIQPSTIIQPISTGNNSSTPINLPLNAILLGTLAIIIGGAAYLLILRKR
- a CDS encoding archaellum operon transcriptional activator EarA family protein, which encodes MCGLDETSRIIIRRIFRRRWVYRGILFSVYPGKVSVVEIAGSIGASRTSVLGALRGVSTGYREEESLEHFGLVMHEKQVVNGRPVTVYSLTRQGFEEKDSTCEGLYGSMPNTLKTIEC
- a CDS encoding ABC transporter permease, which encodes MRALIIAENEFLRLLRHPVIIIFVIVLCAMSVINAAGQSVHGPVTVSVGNPYVFMDGIGQIYYFTTLVFWSLALCLGVVSVSIDRSNGVLRLLLTKPLYRRDVIAGKFFGASAVLLALIMFHLFLASLLLTIAFRGPENFDIVLKVVSIGVVLFISCTFTLGIAMVLGTVLKDALSASIACISYFFLGLYVEMPVSTEWLRIVLSQSSLVNYWIFDNEVNIFLNNPPSIFSVWLGVAMPYIIFLALEALAVFLAACLLFNREEA
- a CDS encoding ABC transporter permease; protein product: MSNTLVIARKEFEDLFSNKLVIIIIVVYIAMILMKLYSYYRNILSYGFYPGDSVLSLLSVWVDVVVLYGSAVATVIGVASIANERSSHALNTLLVKPLYRDTIINGKLIGVMAFMSCVLGLVAALYVSSIFILLGSQVSSFIGAFLAWVPPFFVLSLIAASISLLLSMLISILVKEQYYALFLSVLSWIMLNLYVCSVCFAQNIAVLFGASRNAMEAFLGELSPVGSLNCIILYVSDTDNALRVLSAYSGVIIRLALLAVVLLVLNYVTFLRRDVQ